A stretch of the Bacillus anthracis str. Vollum genome encodes the following:
- a CDS encoding DUF4430 domain-containing protein, giving the protein MSKMKWFISLLLSLGLLAGCEEAAVKLEKKVEPKQEEVAKQEEKKDEAKPEEKPEEKQAEQEQNKQDEQKEKQEQKVEEKPKEEKPQAQLEVKKEEKQQEQPKEQPAVNKQPEQQKAQEEKQQQPKAQEVKEEAKVVNQPKETPKQEQKKKPEENNSVPTPPTPVPDPVPPVPDPVIPKPKQVTISVKGNEGYLLGAKKVDVQEGDTVYKVLQRTGLDVDAMGSKDGIYVKGINDLYEKDITATSGWKYRVNGAFPNHSAGVVTVKPGDTIEWVFVLK; this is encoded by the coding sequence ATGAGTAAGATGAAATGGTTTATTTCTTTACTGCTTTCACTTGGGCTACTTGCCGGATGTGAAGAGGCAGCTGTAAAGCTTGAGAAGAAAGTAGAACCGAAGCAAGAAGAAGTAGCAAAACAAGAAGAGAAAAAAGATGAAGCGAAACCGGAAGAAAAACCGGAGGAAAAACAAGCTGAACAAGAGCAAAATAAGCAAGACGAACAGAAAGAGAAACAAGAACAAAAAGTAGAAGAGAAGCCGAAAGAAGAAAAGCCGCAGGCACAGCTAGAAGTAAAGAAAGAAGAGAAACAGCAGGAACAACCGAAAGAACAACCAGCTGTAAATAAGCAACCAGAACAACAAAAAGCACAAGAAGAAAAACAACAGCAACCGAAAGCACAAGAAGTAAAAGAAGAAGCGAAGGTTGTGAATCAGCCGAAAGAAACACCGAAGCAGGAGCAAAAGAAAAAACCAGAAGAGAACAATAGTGTACCAACTCCACCAACACCGGTACCAGATCCAGTACCGCCAGTGCCAGATCCAGTAATACCAAAACCAAAACAAGTTACGATCTCAGTAAAAGGTAATGAAGGATATTTATTAGGAGCAAAAAAGGTTGATGTACAAGAAGGCGATACTGTTTATAAAGTATTGCAGCGTACAGGATTAGATGTTGATGCGATGGGCTCTAAAGACGGTATTTATGTAAAAGGGATTAATGATTTATATGAAAAAGATATTACCGCTACTAGTGGATGGAAATATCGTGTGAACGGTGCGTTTCCAAACCATAGTGCAGGTGTAGTTACAGTAAAACCAGGCGATACAATCGAGTGGGTGTTTGTATTAAAATAA
- a CDS encoding DUF4430 domain-containing protein codes for MAMLKKWLLTSLMAVTLVFVSFANTVHITFAEEGNTAKLAIIGESQKGIMLCPKEEQIKDGETALSLLQKVMGDKVEAETMSFGTYVKGIDGLMAGATSGWLYDVNDQSAEVGADSYKLKSGDVVVFRFVSDWNNMSQETLQQTLDKFGTCKTAEEPKTDDPKQEKPEEPKTDDPKQEKPEEPKTDDPKEEKPEEPKTDDPKQENPDGTKTPEQPKQENIQIPAAQVNDAISKTSEKMLQDGIESDWVALGLSRSGKDIPIEAKLNYVKAVTEKVEKRINRFSATDLARTIIMMNAMNADPTKVGEHNLVQKLYESDKVNSVTGYTFALLAFDTKKYEVPVDSKWNRVALVDALLNAQHTDGGWTYDSASSKESASSVDVTGMVLSALAPYQDREDVKPAVQKAVAYLYNEQLENGGFSADGQENSNSVAQAIIGLSLVKDVDQNRLHKAMQNLLSYQLPNGEFKWLPGDQNGSGMATEQALLALLQFKDLGKSIYDWSTEFVTEINPKPNVDSENVVVEKEVTEQPEEQKQVQQETKDDTLKVVVDNEPVKNKKSGNGSTLPKTGASSHSAATEVGMGVLCIASAYVLWRRKAA; via the coding sequence ATGGCAATGTTAAAAAAATGGCTGCTTACGTCGTTAATGGCAGTTACACTTGTATTTGTTTCTTTTGCGAATACAGTACATATTACGTTTGCTGAAGAAGGAAATACAGCAAAACTTGCAATTATTGGTGAATCACAAAAGGGCATTATGTTATGTCCGAAAGAAGAGCAAATTAAAGATGGGGAAACAGCTTTAAGCTTGCTACAAAAAGTCATGGGGGACAAAGTAGAAGCTGAAACGATGTCGTTTGGAACGTATGTAAAAGGCATTGATGGCTTAATGGCCGGGGCTACAAGCGGCTGGCTATATGATGTAAATGATCAATCTGCAGAAGTTGGAGCGGATAGTTATAAATTAAAATCTGGAGATGTTGTTGTTTTCCGCTTTGTTTCAGACTGGAACAATATGAGTCAAGAAACATTACAACAAACATTAGATAAATTTGGTACTTGTAAAACGGCAGAAGAACCAAAAACAGATGATCCAAAACAAGAAAAACCAGAAGAACCAAAAACGGATGATCCAAAGCAAGAGAAACCGGAAGAACCAAAAACGGATGATCCAAAAGAAGAGAAACCAGAAGAGCCAAAGACGGATGATCCAAAACAGGAAAATCCAGATGGAACAAAAACACCAGAACAACCAAAGCAAGAGAACATTCAAATTCCAGCAGCACAAGTAAATGACGCGATCTCTAAGACATCTGAAAAGATGTTACAAGATGGAATTGAAAGTGATTGGGTAGCGTTAGGTCTTTCTCGTTCTGGAAAGGATATACCAATCGAGGCGAAATTAAATTATGTTAAGGCTGTAACTGAAAAAGTAGAAAAGCGAATTAATCGTTTTTCAGCGACAGATTTAGCTAGAACAATTATTATGATGAATGCCATGAATGCAGACCCAACAAAGGTAGGCGAACATAATTTAGTTCAAAAATTGTACGAATCTGATAAAGTTAATTCTGTTACAGGTTATACATTTGCTTTACTTGCATTTGATACGAAGAAATATGAAGTTCCAGTGGATTCAAAATGGAATCGAGTTGCTTTAGTAGATGCGCTTTTAAACGCGCAACATACGGATGGCGGCTGGACTTATGATAGTGCAAGCAGTAAAGAAAGTGCGAGTAGCGTTGATGTAACAGGTATGGTTTTATCAGCATTAGCTCCTTATCAAGACCGTGAAGATGTGAAACCAGCTGTGCAAAAGGCTGTCGCATACTTATATAATGAACAACTAGAAAATGGTGGTTTTTCTGCTGATGGACAAGAAAATTCTAATAGTGTTGCGCAAGCAATTATTGGATTATCACTTGTGAAAGATGTAGATCAAAACCGTCTACATAAGGCGATGCAAAATCTATTGTCATATCAACTTCCGAATGGTGAATTTAAATGGTTACCAGGCGATCAAAACGGTAGCGGAATGGCAACAGAGCAAGCGTTATTAGCTTTACTTCAGTTTAAAGACCTTGGAAAATCGATTTATGACTGGTCAACTGAATTTGTTACTGAAATTAATCCAAAACCAAATGTAGATTCAGAAAATGTTGTGGTGGAAAAAGAAGTTACTGAACAACCAGAAGAACAAAAACAAGTGCAACAAGAAACAAAAGATGACACTTTAAAAGTTGTTGTGGATAACGAACCGGTTAAAAATAAAAAATCCGGAAACGGTAGCACATTACCGAAAACAGGAGCATCTTCTCATAGTGCAGCGACAGAAGTAGGTATGGGTGTATTATGTATTGCTTCTGCATATGTATTATGGAGACGTAAAGCAGCTTAA
- the rraA gene encoding ribonuclease E activity regulator RraA: MWKTTDLCDEFENELQICRQPFRSFGKKEQFHGKIATVKVKDDNVLVKEGLQTLPEGTVLVVDGGASTNCALLGDNLAAIAEERKLAGIIVNGYVRDSSELKNINIGILALGTMPNRSVKEGKGERNISLQFGQVEWKPDEYVYVDEDGVIISDKSLHR; the protein is encoded by the coding sequence ATGTGGAAAACTACGGATCTATGTGATGAGTTTGAAAATGAATTGCAAATATGTCGCCAACCTTTTCGGTCTTTTGGAAAGAAAGAACAATTCCACGGGAAAATTGCAACGGTGAAAGTGAAGGATGATAATGTACTAGTGAAGGAAGGATTACAAACATTGCCGGAAGGAACGGTATTAGTTGTTGACGGGGGAGCCTCTACGAATTGTGCGTTACTTGGTGATAATTTGGCAGCTATTGCGGAGGAAAGAAAGCTGGCAGGAATTATTGTGAATGGATATGTTCGTGATTCTAGTGAACTAAAGAATATAAATATAGGTATTTTAGCGTTAGGAACAATGCCGAATAGAAGTGTTAAAGAAGGAAAAGGAGAACGAAATATTTCATTGCAATTTGGACAAGTAGAATGGAAGCCGGATGAATATGTGTATGTGGATGAAGATGGCGTCATTATTAGTGATAAGAGTTTGCATCGTTAA